CCTGAAAAAGGGTGAGTATCAACAAGTTTGTTTGGGCAAGTGCGATCGCTCTTGTGTGCGTGAGTTGTTGGCAAGTCGTGGTAGAGTCAAGAGTGAAGATGACTTAACTGTGTTGCTAAACCGCAAAGCAGCTATGTATGCGCTCGAACTAGAGAAAATAGAAAAACTGCCTTTGTATCCAGGTTTAGATGACTTGATATTTAAGGTGCGATCGCGCAATCTGAAATTAGCACTAGTCAGTGATACTATCGGCAAAGAAATCTCCTTGGTACTCGAACGCGCTAAACTCGCCGAATACTTTAAAGTTATAGTAGCAGGTGATGACATCGCCACTACTAAACCAAAACCCGATGGTTATTTATTGGCAGTGGAACGTCTGAATCAGGAATATACTGATTTAAATCTTCAGCCTTGTGAGTGTCTGGTGATAGAAGATACCCCAGCAGGGATACAAGCGGGAAAACGTGCAGGGATGCAAGTATTGGGTGTAGCAAATACTTACCCATTTCACATGCTGCAACGTTGCTGCAACTGGACTGTAGATTATTTAACTGATTTGGAACTAGAACGGGTAAAAGAAGTCTTTTCGCACTATGAACCTCAACAATCTTAGCAGGCTGATGCTACAATAGCTGATGGCTCAAGGCAAAATGAAAGTTAGCAATTTGGGGAATTAGCTCAGTTGGTAGAGCGCTGCGATCGCACCGCAGAGGTCAGGGATTCGAGTTCCCTATTCTCCATTTGTCCATTAAGAGTAATCCAAGAAATAAATGATCCAAAATGCTGGGATACTGAAGAGATAATCAGTGTACCATCTATAACCATGTGTCCCGAATCTCTGATCCAACTCACCGACAGCCTTAAATCCCTTTACATTAAAACATCTCAGAAATTAAAAGGAAGTGACCGACGACAATTTATGGCAGAAGTAGTTAAAGGTTTGGGACGAGGAGGACAAATAATCGCAGAGAGGGAATTAGGCTGGAATAGACGTACTATTCGTAAAGGGATCCAAGAATTAGAACATGGAATGTCGATTGCTGATTCATTTAAACTGAGGGGACGTAAGCGTAGTGAAGAAAATTTGCCTTTTTTACTATCGGACATAGTGTCAATTGTAGACCCACAGAGCCAAACAGACCCAACTTTCAATAGTATTAAGCTATATACTCGCCTTTCAGCAGCAGAGGT
Above is a genomic segment from Tolypothrix sp. NIES-4075 containing:
- a CDS encoding HAD family hydrolase; its protein translation is MSLKAVLFNFNGVIINDDSIHEELIKQILIEENLTLKKGEYQQVCLGKCDRSCVRELLASRGRVKSEDDLTVLLNRKAAMYALELEKIEKLPLYPGLDDLIFKVRSRNLKLALVSDTIGKEISLVLERAKLAEYFKVIVAGDDIATTKPKPDGYLLAVERLNQEYTDLNLQPCECLVIEDTPAGIQAGKRAGMQVLGVANTYPFHMLQRCCNWTVDYLTDLELERVKEVFSHYEPQQS